The genomic DNA CTTGACGTGCCGAGAGTTGGAAGCCTCGCGGTTCCGGACTTCATTTCCCAGGCGGCAGCACGCGCGACCGGACGTGCCGCGAGCACTGAGGGCGAGGCGGCCACGCCCGTCAGCCCTAGGCGGCGGGTTCGCTGGGGCGGGGTGAGGTGTTCCCGGGGCGTCCATGGCTCTGACCCTCGGGATCCTCGGGAGCTGCGGCGCCGGGTGGCAAGAGACGGGTCTGGGAGACCCCTGAGTCCCACTGTGGTTTGGGGGTGAGGAAGAGCCCGGGCTGGGAGTGCAGGGACTAGGGTTCGAGTACTGGCTCTGTTGCTGCCTCGCCTAATGCTGTCGCGACCCTTCGCTCGGTCTCAGCTTTGCCTTTTAGGACATGGACTTCGTTCTCCGTGCCTTTCCGTCCACGGGTGGTGGTTGTTGCGGCACGAAAGATCTCCAGAAGTGGCAGTCAGCAGGCAGAGCCCCAAGCCTTAATTTCTACCCAGGGTTAGCTGGGATCAAGGGCCGTTAGTTCCAGCAGACGAGTCAAGGGTCGGATCCTGGTCCCGGGTTCTCTGCACAcccgagctagaccagggcacGGTCCGGAAGGGCGGTGCTAAGGGAGAGCCTTCTTATTTACCTCCGGACTGGAATTTAGGGTCCCCCACTCCCGAATTTACAGATGCTACGTCTGGAAGGGAGGAGTTGGAGCCGAGGGCGAGTGAACCTGAATTCCTGTACCAGCTCTTGCCACTCACCTTTGCCAAGTCACTTCTTTGGGCCCCAGTGTTTTTGATCTGTAAGATAAGAGTTAAGCACTTGAACTCTACGTCTGGTTCTCAGAATTCCTAAAGCCCCCAACGTTCATGTGGGAAGCGGGAAAAGCAAACTGATGTTCTGTTCCTTCATCCATTGGGAGTTctaaattataaaagtaacataAGAGTTTGGAATACAGCCTTTTCCTAAGTCCAAGGGCTGAATGGAAACTACCTGTTTCCTACCCGGGGGCCTGATGTGTTTTGGTGTAGCctgggaggctccttcctgctgaGGGATTGAGAAGAGAGGTTGGAGAGTAGGCTCCTTAGATCAGGGTTAGTAAACTGATCTGCAGGCCAATCTGGCCCACATGAAtggttttttacattttttaatgtttgagaaaattgaaaaggataatattttgtgacatgaAAATGATATGAAACTGAAATGTcaatgtccataaataaagttttttggGAAGACAGCCATGTTTATTTGCAAAGATAGTGTCTatgactgctcttgcactgtGTTAGCAGAGTTGATGatatagttgtgacagagaccatatggcctgtAAAACCTAAAATATGTACCATTCTGGCCCTTCACAAGAGTTTGCTGACTTCTGCCTTAGAATGGAGCTCAATAAAATGAGAGCAGAGTGAAACCAAACCATGGTGAGCACGTCCTGAAATCATAGCACAACCTGCTCTGTGAGAACAAATGAGAGAAAATTCTCAGTGTTTGGACTGCAAACAAGCCTGCTGATCAAGAGCTCCGTTATGCTGACTGAACACTTCACTGGCTGTGACTGAACATCTGGTGACCTGAACTTCCTCTGCTCTTACAGGAACTATGGGGACAGCTCTGAATCTGGGTAGCAAATCTCAGAGCTCAGTGGTTGTGTCACAAGGCTTCCAGAAGCTATAGCATGATTTTCTCCTTCCAGCTTCATggaaacttattttttttccccagcccTCAGCACTTCCTTTCAGGGTTTACTGCCAACTTGGATCACCTTGTGAGAGCTCAGCATCTTTCTGGTTAGGTGCACAGCTGGCCTGGAGAGAGCTAGCATGGCATGAAATCAGGGCCCCTGAGAGGCCTGGGCAAGCATGGGTGCCATGAGCTTCAGGTTTTTGTTAGAAGTTATGATGAAATACTGGGACAATACCAAGAAAAGTATAATAATTTACTCTCAGTGTCCTTATAAACATTTTCTCACTTGATCTTCCGACCACCCGTGGCCAAGGAATAAGCATGGTCTTTGAAGCCACACAGACAAGGTTTGAAACTCCCTGCCCATTTACTGAGTTCCTAATGCTACATACTTAATCTCTGAATCTTAGTTTCTTTACCTATAAAATGTGGATGATAATTCCTCACAGGGTTGTCGAGAGGAGTAAAAGGAATCACACTAAAACGTGTGTTACGTTCTAGTGTGGTGTCTACTCATAGCTGTTTTTCAGTAAATGATACTCTTATTTTCATGCCTTTCTTTCAGATAAGAAGACTGAGTCCTACAAATGTTAAGTGATTTGTTCAGGTGCCTCAGTTCATAAGAATTGGAGCCCAGACCATCACTCTATTAGCTTGCCACCAGGTCTAAAGGTGAGCAATCAAGGGTTTTATCTCCTTGGGACTTCGTGGCTATTTTAGGAGCCTTGTCTTCTGTTAGCTGGTTCAGATCAAGGGACCGCAACTGCAGGAAGCCACAGTGTCACCTTCTTGGTGTTGAGTCCATGGGACAAGTGACTGCCTTGAGAGCTGGGCCCATGCTGCCTATACATGGGCTGAAAGTGGAGGCAGTCCTGTGGCTTTGTGCATTTGTGCATCAACCCTCAAGCCCACTTGCTTGGCTTTTAAGAGCAGCTGCTCAGGGGCCTAGGCATTCTTCATGCCTGAAACCAGAGTTGCGTGTCAGATAAATGTAAATCTCAAACTCTTGCTTTCTAGACCATGAATTCTTGtttcctcttttctccttttaactttccccaggggaaaaaaaacagaagtctCAGGGCTGGGGACAAGTGAGGGCTGTTGCCCCATTCAGGGTGTGGAGTGTGGGATTCTGGAGTGAGGACATGCTCTCATCTACCTAATGAGAGGATTAGCCCACAGAGTTCACCATCTGGAGAAGAAGTCTGTAGAAGTGGGAGCCCACAGGACTTCCTCCTGGCTGGCCTAATAGTGTGCTTCCTCCTTGTAGGTTGTGATTTTGCCTCCTTATGTTAGAAATGAGAGCTGACCTGGGCATTTGTGTGCTCTAGCCTGGGTTTTGACTcctgtcctttcttttctctggcGGGCACCCTCTTCTGGTCCTGCGAGGGGAGACTAATTCCAGGGCTCTTGGCATGCAGCCACAGCAGAGGAGGCCCCTCTCCAGGGCAGGCTCCAGGCCTGAGCTAACTGCACTGTGCATTGTCAGGTGCTGGGGTGGGGCCTCAGTCACTTCTCATAACCAGAGTGCAGGCCCACCCAGCCATCAAGGCTTCACAGGGTGGTGCCAGGCTGACGGCAGGGGAGCTGAAGCAAAAAGTACTCACCCTTTGGGCCAAGGTCTGTGTTACCTCCTTTAGCCAGTGTGCAGGGCACACCCGTGCCAGCAGAGCCATCAGGGATGTGTAATTTCCACTTCATCCAGGAGTGCCTGATCAGAATGGCTATGGGATGGTTCTGTCTGCCTTTCTGTGCACTATGGCTCCTGGGCTCGATGTGCATCCTCTTCACCATCTACTGGATGTGCTACTGGCATGGAGGCTTTGCCTGGGATGACACCATTTTTATGTTCAACTGTCATCCGGTGCTCATGGTTGCTGGCATGGTGGTGCTCTACAGTGCTGGTGAGTAAGAGGTCAGCCTGGGAGACGTGCTGGCCTGGGCGGACGGAGTGCTCCCTCCCCAGAGCTGGCCTTTGTCACTGTTGGGTATGGGGCTATGGGGTTGGttttggggggggggggctgTCTCTGGGCCCAAGTATCATTTGGAAGAAGTGAGAATTGGGGTATCTGAGAAGGGCAGTTTCACAGATACTCTAGGGCAGAAGTAGGCAAATGttttctgcaaagggccagatagtaaatgtgGTAGGCTTTACAAGCCGTATTACCTGCATTGCAGCTACTCAGCTCTGCTATTGTATTGTGAGAGTGGCCACAGACATCATAAAAATACACGCATGGTTCACTCCACTAAAACTTTACTGACAAAATTAGAtagcaggctggatttggcctgtgaGCTATAGTTTGCCAACCCGTGTTCTCAGGAGCAGGAGATTAAAGCCTACCACGGCATAGTCAGGTCCTTATATGAGAGATCTGCTTTCTCCAGCCAGACCCATCTTTGCCTGGCCCATCCAGAGCTGTGCCTTGGGGCCCAGGTGAGCCTCAtgtctcacttgtaaaatgggaatgatgacaTTGATAATAGCAGCTTACCCTATGTACTTCAGATACATTATCCCATTTTGTTCTTACAAGAAGCTTGTGAGGTGGACACTATTGTTACCCcaggttacagatgaggaaacagatttaGAAAGAAGATGCCAAATATGctaagaggcagagccaggatttggaccTAAGTCATCTAACCTCACAGCCTGGGTTCTTGCAACTCATGTCAGTTGTGAGAACTCATTTAGATGAAATAATGAATGCGACACTGTTTCTTAACCTGCAGAACTGCATACAAcagttttttaaatgcatttgttATTGTAATGACAGAATGGGAGGTCCAAGAAGCTGCTCTTCCCTCTTTACCACGTCTCTTCTCCCCCATTCATGGCTGACTGCTGTCCCAGAAATGGGGTGAGGACAGAAGATACAGAGGAGTTGACACTGATGTTCTAGCCCTTCCTTCTCCCCTCGTTGGGGAAACTGTGTGGGATCCTGTCAGGGCGATTGTTATAACGCGTGGCTGAGCACGAGGGGAGGAGGCTGAGCCTGGGGGCTGCTCTCTCCTGCAGCTTCACTGGTGTACCGCCTGCCTTGGTCATGGGTGGGACCCAAGCTGCCCTGGAAGTTTGCCCACGCGTTCCTGCACCTGACAGCCTTCATCCTGACCGTCCTGGGGCTGGTGGCCGTCTTCAGGTTTCACAACCATAAAAACACTCCCAACCTCTATTCCCTGCACAGCTGGCTGGGCATCACCACCGTCTTCCTCTTTGCCTGCCAGGTGGGTTCTCTCTGCCCTCCTTTGGGTTCCCACTACTGGGTGGCAGCCGTGGGCTCTGGTTGGGGCTTTGCTTGCAGCAGCATCTACTCCCTCTCCTTACTgcctggagaaggcctttcagGGCACATCCTCGTAGACTCAGCAGCTTAAAGGGCTCCGGGAGACTGGTGGCTCCAGCACTCCCCATCATGTGGCCGTCTGTGGTCCTGGAGTGCTCCGAGCTAACTTTGTCACAGCATGAACCATGCCAGCTCTACATCAGCTTTGCCACCTTCCCCATTCCCACCTTTCAGGGAACCAGAAGCAGCTCTAGAAGTGGTTTCCGAATTCTGATGTGAGCCCTATACAAGGGAGGAGTGTTATGAACCAGGACTGGAAGGGAGCTGGCAAGCGAGGATGGCTGGGTTTGCGGGAGACTGTGTGGTAGCTAAGCATT from Manis pentadactyla isolate mManPen7 chromosome 9, mManPen7.hap1, whole genome shotgun sequence includes the following:
- the LOC118931977 gene encoding lysosomal membrane ascorbate-dependent ferrireductase CYB561A3 isoform X1, giving the protein MCNFHFIQECLIRMAMGWFCLPFCALWLLGSMCILFTIYWMCYWHGGFAWDDTIFMFNCHPVLMVAGMVVLYSAASLVYRLPWSWVGPKLPWKFAHAFLHLTAFILTVLGLVAVFRFHNHKNTPNLYSLHSWLGITTVFLFACQWFLGFAVFLLPWASLRLRSLLKPIHVFFGASILSLAIASVISGINEKLFFSLQNATNLYSSLPSEAVFANSTGMLVVVFGLLVLYILLASSWKCPEPEILTERQPLLHDGE
- the LOC118931977 gene encoding lysosomal membrane ascorbate-dependent ferrireductase CYB561A3 isoform X2 — its product is MAMGWFCLPFCALWLLGSMCILFTIYWMCYWHGGFAWDDTIFMFNCHPVLMVAGMVVLYSAASLVYRLPWSWVGPKLPWKFAHAFLHLTAFILTVLGLVAVFRFHNHKNTPNLYSLHSWLGITTVFLFACQWFLGFAVFLLPWASLRLRSLLKPIHVFFGASILSLAIASVISGINEKLFFSLQNATNLYSSLPSEAVFANSTGMLVVVFGLLVLYILLASSWKCPEPEILTERQPLLHDGE